Proteins encoded together in one Catellatospora citrea window:
- the rox gene encoding rifampin monooxygenase → MIDVIIAGAGPTGLMLACELRLHGVQVLVLEKETEPAAFVRALGLHVRSIEVMDQRGLLERFLANGKQYPLGGFFAGIDKPTPSLDTAHGYVLGIPQPVSDRLLAERAAELGTEVRRGCEVVGLSQDEQGVSVELADGSQLRARYLVGCDGGRSTVRKLLGVGFPGEPSRNETLLGEMAVGVPAEEVAAVVAEVRKTQKRFGLGPFGEGVYRVVVPAEGVAEDRSVPPTLDEFKQQLRRYAGTDFGVHSPRWLSRFGDATRQAERYHVGRVLLAGDAAHVHPPTGGQGLNLGIQDAFNLGWKLAAELDGWAPEGLLESYHTERHPVADDVLNNTRAQMELMSTEPGARAVRRLVSELMDFEQVNRLLIEKITAIGVRYDFGDGHELLGRRMRDVELKGGRLYGLMHSGRGLLLDQTGRLSVAGWADRVDHVVDVSEELDAPAVLLRPDGHVAWVGDDQRELLDRLPRWFGAAVA, encoded by the coding sequence ATGATCGACGTGATCATCGCTGGTGCCGGGCCGACCGGGCTGATGCTGGCGTGTGAGCTGAGGCTGCACGGCGTGCAGGTGCTCGTGCTGGAGAAGGAGACGGAGCCGGCCGCGTTCGTGCGCGCGCTCGGTCTGCACGTGCGCAGTATCGAGGTGATGGACCAGCGGGGTCTGCTGGAGCGCTTCCTCGCCAACGGCAAGCAGTATCCGCTCGGCGGCTTCTTCGCCGGTATCGACAAGCCCACGCCCAGCCTGGACACCGCGCACGGCTACGTCCTCGGCATCCCGCAGCCCGTCAGCGATCGACTGCTGGCCGAGCGGGCCGCCGAACTCGGCACCGAGGTGCGGCGCGGCTGCGAGGTGGTGGGGTTGAGCCAGGACGAGCAGGGGGTGAGCGTCGAGCTGGCCGACGGGTCGCAGCTGCGTGCGCGTTATCTGGTCGGGTGTGACGGCGGCCGCAGCACGGTGCGCAAGCTGCTCGGCGTCGGCTTTCCGGGCGAGCCGTCCCGGAACGAGACGCTGCTGGGCGAGATGGCGGTGGGGGTGCCGGCCGAGGAGGTCGCCGCCGTGGTGGCCGAGGTCCGCAAGACCCAGAAGCGCTTCGGCCTCGGGCCCTTCGGGGAGGGGGTGTACCGGGTGGTGGTGCCCGCCGAGGGGGTGGCCGAGGACCGCTCGGTGCCGCCGACCCTCGACGAGTTCAAGCAGCAGCTGCGGCGGTACGCCGGCACGGACTTCGGGGTGCACTCGCCGCGCTGGCTGTCGCGGTTCGGTGACGCCACCCGGCAGGCCGAGCGCTACCACGTCGGGCGGGTGCTGCTGGCCGGGGACGCGGCGCACGTCCACCCGCCGACCGGTGGGCAGGGCCTCAACCTGGGGATCCAGGACGCGTTCAACCTCGGTTGGAAACTGGCCGCCGAGCTGGACGGCTGGGCGCCGGAAGGGCTGCTGGAGAGCTACCACACCGAACGGCACCCGGTGGCCGACGACGTGCTGAACAACACCCGGGCGCAGATGGAGCTCATGTCGACCGAGCCGGGCGCGCGGGCGGTGCGTCGGCTGGTGTCGGAGTTGATGGACTTCGAGCAGGTGAACCGGCTGCTGATCGAGAAGATCACCGCGATCGGGGTGCGCTACGACTTCGGTGACGGTCACGAACTGCTCGGCCGGCGGATGCGCGACGTCGAGCTGAAGGGCGGACGGCTGTACGGGCTGATGCACAGCGGCCGTGGCCTGCTGCTCGACCAGACCGGCAGGCTTTCGGTCGCGGGTTGGGCCGATCGGGTCGACCACGTGGTCGACGTCAGCGAGGAGCTGGACGCGCCCGCCGTGCTGCTGCGGCCGGACGGGCACGTGGCCTGGGTCGGTGACGACCAGCGGGAGCTGCTCGACCGGCTGCCTCGCTGGTTCGGCGCGGCCGTCGCCTGA
- a CDS encoding TetR/AcrR family transcriptional regulator has translation MSTTSTKIMESARSCLLSEGYANLSTRKVADQAGVSLSQIHYHFGGKQGMVLALLDHENARLVDRQRQMYAASEPLWKRYEQACDFLDDDLASGYVRVLQEMIAAGWSDAMVAQRVLTMLQSWMNLLEEVAREAETRIGSLGPFTAAELAVLVGTSFLGGEAMILLGDDGWTARVRTSLRRVGDLIRTWETAPAT, from the coding sequence TTGAGCACGACATCGACGAAGATCATGGAGTCCGCCCGGTCGTGCCTGCTGTCGGAGGGATACGCCAACCTGTCCACCCGCAAGGTCGCCGACCAGGCAGGCGTCTCGCTCAGCCAGATCCACTACCACTTCGGCGGCAAGCAGGGCATGGTCCTCGCGCTGCTCGACCACGAGAACGCGCGGCTGGTCGACCGGCAGCGACAGATGTACGCCGCGTCCGAGCCGCTGTGGAAACGCTACGAGCAGGCCTGCGACTTCCTCGACGACGACCTCGCCTCCGGCTACGTACGCGTGCTGCAGGAGATGATCGCCGCGGGCTGGTCCGACGCCATGGTCGCGCAGCGGGTGCTCACCATGCTGCAGAGCTGGATGAACCTGCTCGAAGAGGTCGCCCGCGAAGCCGAGACCCGGATCGGCTCGCTCGGCCCGTTCACCGCCGCCGAGCTCGCCGTCCTGGTGGGCACGTCGTTCCTCGGCGGCGAGGCGATGATCCTGCTGGGCGACGACGGCTGGACCGCGCGGGTCCGGACGTCACTGCGCCGCGTCGGCGACCTCATCCGCACCTGGGAGACCGCGCCGGCCACGTGA